A window of Exiguobacterium sp. FSL W8-0210 contains these coding sequences:
- a CDS encoding MarR family winged helix-turn-helix transcriptional regulator, which translates to MEQTETVRSTAMMQSFWNVQRHLVRAAHQTAQENGLSLPQFHSLMTIAPRGPISQKELATHTHLPKSTLSQSIEGLVQSGWVIRETNPENRREVVLSLSDQGQQFVTEIQEQEKGMQRQLEQVLETIDQEVFEQMLATHAQIAEGIGRILQPDMKGGCSDD; encoded by the coding sequence ATGGAGCAAACGGAAACGGTTCGTTCAACGGCGATGATGCAGTCGTTTTGGAATGTACAACGACATCTCGTTCGAGCAGCACACCAGACGGCGCAGGAAAACGGACTCAGTTTACCGCAATTTCATAGCTTGATGACGATTGCGCCACGTGGACCGATTTCGCAAAAAGAACTCGCGACACATACGCATTTACCAAAGAGCACACTGAGTCAGTCGATCGAAGGTTTAGTGCAGTCCGGTTGGGTCATTCGGGAGACGAATCCTGAAAATCGACGAGAAGTCGTCCTATCGCTTAGTGATCAAGGACAACAATTCGTGACGGAGATTCAAGAACAAGAGAAGGGAATGCAACGTCAACTCGAACAGGTCCTTGAGACGATTGATCAAGAGGTGTTCGAGCAGATGCTTGCGACGCATGCTCAGATTGCAGAAGGCATCGGACGTATCTTACAGCCAGATATGAAAGGAGGATGCTCGGATGATTAA
- a CDS encoding ABC transporter ATP-binding protein, which produces MIKLLKRLTVYKWAVLAVLVLVFAQSMSDLYLPTLMADIIDKGVVTGDTAYIWKIGAVMLGITGIGALAAVAASYYSSKASMGLGRDIRRQVFNHIERFSLQEFDQVGTASLITRTTNDITQVQQVVIMMLRMVVSAPIMFIGGLIMAVSKDAKLSLVIVAAMPVLVLSILLILWKGVPLFGKVQKRLDRLNLVLRENLTGIRVIRAFNRERDEQVRLTKANADLTEVSIKVNKIMAFLMPVMMLVMNLTVVGVIWFGGIRIDNGGMQIGDLMAFIQYVMQIMFALVMASVMFVMIPRAAVSAKRINEVLEMTPTMTDEGTQTADREKGTLVFDRVTFRYPGAETPVLSDISFTARPGEVTAVIGGTGSGKSTLVNLIPRFYDVTEGSIRVNGVNSQDVPQEELRSKIGFVPQKALLFTGTIAENIRFGKEDATDEEVAHAAQIAQATDFIERMPDGYDARIEQGGSNVSGGQKQRLSIARALVRRPDLYVFDDSFSALDFKTDAALRKALREETREATVLIVAQRVSTVIDADQIIVLDEGKVAGIGTHDELFANNAVYQEIVKSQLSEEEIA; this is translated from the coding sequence ATGATTAAGTTACTCAAACGGTTGACGGTCTATAAATGGGCAGTTCTTGCCGTGCTCGTCTTGGTTTTCGCACAATCAATGTCTGATCTCTATTTGCCGACACTGATGGCGGACATCATCGATAAAGGCGTCGTTACCGGCGATACCGCGTATATTTGGAAAATTGGTGCCGTCATGCTAGGGATTACCGGTATCGGAGCGTTAGCTGCAGTTGCCGCCAGTTATTATTCATCGAAGGCATCGATGGGGCTCGGACGGGATATCCGTCGCCAAGTCTTTAATCATATCGAACGGTTCTCCCTGCAAGAGTTCGATCAAGTCGGAACGGCGTCATTGATTACACGGACGACGAACGATATCACACAAGTTCAACAAGTCGTCATCATGATGTTACGGATGGTCGTCAGTGCACCAATCATGTTCATCGGTGGATTGATCATGGCTGTCTCAAAAGACGCCAAACTATCGCTCGTCATCGTCGCAGCGATGCCGGTCCTTGTGCTTTCGATCCTATTGATTTTGTGGAAAGGGGTTCCGTTGTTCGGAAAGGTTCAAAAACGACTCGACCGTCTGAACCTTGTCCTACGTGAGAACTTGACCGGGATCCGTGTCATCCGTGCTTTTAACCGGGAACGCGATGAGCAAGTGCGATTAACGAAAGCAAACGCCGATTTGACGGAAGTCTCGATCAAGGTCAATAAAATCATGGCGTTTTTGATGCCGGTGATGATGCTCGTGATGAACTTGACGGTCGTCGGTGTCATTTGGTTCGGGGGCATCCGGATCGATAATGGTGGTATGCAGATTGGGGACTTGATGGCGTTCATCCAGTACGTCATGCAAATCATGTTCGCTCTCGTCATGGCATCGGTCATGTTCGTCATGATTCCGCGGGCAGCCGTCTCGGCGAAACGGATCAATGAAGTCCTCGAGATGACACCAACGATGACAGATGAGGGAACACAAACCGCTGACCGTGAAAAAGGAACGCTCGTCTTTGATCGTGTCACGTTCCGTTATCCAGGAGCTGAGACACCCGTTTTATCCGATATTAGTTTTACGGCACGACCAGGTGAAGTAACGGCTGTGATCGGTGGGACCGGTTCCGGTAAATCAACGCTCGTCAATTTGATTCCCCGTTTTTATGATGTGACGGAAGGAAGCATTCGCGTCAATGGCGTTAATAGCCAGGACGTACCGCAAGAGGAACTGCGGTCGAAAATCGGCTTCGTTCCCCAAAAGGCGTTACTGTTCACAGGTACGATTGCCGAAAACATTCGTTTCGGGAAAGAGGACGCGACAGATGAAGAGGTCGCGCATGCAGCACAAATTGCGCAAGCGACGGACTTCATCGAACGGATGCCGGATGGTTACGATGCGCGGATCGAACAAGGCGGATCGAACGTCTCTGGTGGGCAAAAACAACGGTTGTCGATTGCTCGGGCCCTCGTTCGTCGACCAGATCTATATGTCTTTGATGACAGTTTTTCAGCGCTCGACTTCAAGACCGATGCCGCTCTTCGGAAAGCGTTACGGGAAGAAACACGCGAAGCGACGGTCTTGATCGTTGCTCAGCGTGTCAGTACCGTCATTGATGCCGATCAAATCATCGTCCTTGATGAAGGGAAAGTCGCTGGAATCGGGACGCACGACGAGTTGTTTGCGAACAACGCCGTCTATCAGGAAATCGTTAAGTCACAACTATCAGAGGAGGAAATCGCATGA
- a CDS encoding cation diffusion facilitator family transporter — translation MEQQKYDNLKRGERGAMISIAAYILLSSLKLIIGYTADSAALRADGLNNATDIIASIAVLIGLRISQRPADDDHKYGHWKSETIASLVASFIMMAVGLQVLIDTISTLFEGKQESPDVLAAYVGIGSALVMYFVYRYNKKLSEEIESKAVMAAAKDNLSDAWVSVGTTIGIVGSQFGMPWLDVVTAIIVGFLICKTAWDIFTEASHELTDGFDEKKLKMYEDVIFDLEGVKGIKSIKGRNYGNNEVVDVVILVNSTLNIHQAHDIATRVEDTLTDEYGVYDIHVHVEPE, via the coding sequence ATGGAACAACAAAAATACGATAATCTAAAACGCGGCGAACGCGGTGCGATGATCAGTATTGCAGCCTATATCTTGTTATCATCTTTAAAATTAATCATTGGGTATACAGCAGATTCCGCCGCACTCCGGGCGGATGGTTTGAACAACGCGACTGACATCATCGCGTCGATTGCCGTCTTAATCGGCTTACGGATCTCACAACGTCCGGCAGATGACGATCACAAGTACGGACACTGGAAAAGTGAGACGATTGCCTCGCTCGTAGCTTCCTTCATCATGATGGCAGTTGGTCTCCAAGTCTTGATCGATACGATCTCGACGTTGTTCGAAGGCAAGCAGGAATCGCCTGATGTTCTTGCAGCGTACGTCGGAATTGGTTCAGCTCTCGTGATGTACTTCGTCTATCGTTACAATAAGAAGTTATCCGAGGAGATTGAAAGCAAAGCCGTCATGGCAGCAGCGAAAGATAATCTATCCGATGCGTGGGTCAGTGTCGGGACGACGATCGGAATCGTCGGATCACAGTTCGGCATGCCCTGGCTCGATGTCGTGACAGCGATCATCGTCGGCTTCTTGATCTGTAAGACAGCATGGGATATCTTCACGGAAGCGTCACACGAACTGACGGATGGCTTTGATGAGAAGAAACTGAAGATGTACGAAGATGTCATTTTCGATCTCGAAGGTGTCAAAGGCATCAAGTCGATCAAAGGACGTAACTACGGCAACAATGAAGTCGTCGATGTCGTCATCCTTGTCAACTCCACCTTGAATATCCATCAGGCGCACGATATCGCAACACGTGTTGAGGATACGCTGACGGATGAATACGGTGTCTATGATATCCATGTTCACGTCGAACCCGAATGA